The following are encoded in a window of Sinomonas cyclohexanicum genomic DNA:
- a CDS encoding class I SAM-dependent methyltransferase, with product MSGCCAPVPPNPGQGGADPDRYRSVFTAQFSRSITRRYERKGLRSAEQRIVDFLASRGLEGATVLEVGGGAGEIQLELLARGAARSTNLELSDGYEADAERLIARAGMAGRVERRLGVDLAATPDAVQPADVVVLHRVVCCYPDYAALLGAAASHAGKAIAFSYPPAGPLAQLGLRVGNAMLRLSGRSFRGFAHDPGAMIDVVRAHGLEPVYQHRSGVWRVTGAVRAA from the coding sequence ATGTCTGGCTGCTGCGCGCCCGTGCCCCCGAACCCCGGACAGGGCGGCGCCGACCCCGACCGGTACCGCTCCGTCTTCACCGCGCAGTTCTCGCGGAGCATCACGCGCCGCTACGAGAGGAAAGGCCTGCGGTCTGCCGAGCAACGGATCGTGGACTTCCTCGCCAGCCGCGGGCTCGAGGGAGCGACCGTCCTGGAGGTGGGCGGCGGAGCGGGCGAGATCCAGCTCGAGCTCCTCGCTCGCGGGGCCGCGCGCTCCACCAACCTCGAGCTCTCCGACGGATACGAGGCGGACGCGGAGCGGCTCATCGCCCGCGCCGGGATGGCGGGCCGCGTGGAGCGTCGTCTGGGCGTGGACCTCGCTGCGACGCCCGACGCCGTGCAGCCGGCCGACGTCGTCGTCCTCCACCGCGTGGTGTGCTGCTACCCTGACTACGCCGCTCTGCTCGGGGCTGCGGCCTCGCACGCAGGGAAGGCCATCGCGTTCAGCTACCCGCCGGCGGGCCCGCTCGCGCAGCTGGGCCTGCGCGTCGGCAACGCCATGCTACGGCTCTCCGGACGTTCCTTCCGTGGATTCGCGCACGATCCGGGGGCGATGATCGACGTGGTGCGGGCGCACGGACTGGAGCCGGTCTACCAGCACAGGAGTGGCGTATGGCGCGTCACGGGGGCAGTCCGGGCAGCCTAG
- a CDS encoding YihY/virulence factor BrkB family protein, which produces MSHQRGETSTELKADAAPAPEDPQKPDRIRDITKPSWKYVARKAVREFGDDGCPDIAASLTYYAVLSLFPALLALVSLLGLFGQAERTANGMMDILQSVAPGSSAEAVRGPVEELVRSPAAGLALVGGILGALWTASGYVGAFGRAMNLVYEVEEGRGFIRLRGTMLALTVGAVVIVAITSAMLVLSGPLASAVGSMIGLGQPAVMAWDIAKWPVALVLVIVLIALLYYFTPNVKQPRFRWMTLGSLLALIVLAVTTLGFGFYVANFGHYNKTYGALGGVVILLLWLWLVNMSLLFGAEFDAETERARELQAGIGAEETIQLPPRATVKVEKKREADAQDLRRARELRHGAGRSEA; this is translated from the coding sequence ATGAGCCATCAACGAGGCGAGACCTCCACCGAACTCAAGGCTGACGCCGCTCCCGCACCGGAGGACCCGCAGAAGCCGGATCGGATCCGAGACATCACGAAGCCGTCCTGGAAGTACGTGGCGCGCAAGGCGGTCCGGGAATTCGGCGACGACGGCTGCCCGGACATCGCCGCGTCCCTCACCTACTACGCGGTCCTCTCGCTCTTCCCCGCCCTCTTGGCCCTCGTGTCCCTCCTCGGGCTGTTCGGCCAGGCGGAGAGGACGGCCAACGGGATGATGGACATCCTGCAGTCCGTCGCGCCCGGCTCCTCCGCGGAGGCGGTGCGAGGGCCGGTCGAGGAGCTCGTGCGCAGCCCCGCAGCGGGCCTCGCGCTCGTCGGCGGCATCCTCGGCGCGCTGTGGACCGCGTCGGGATACGTCGGCGCCTTCGGCCGTGCCATGAACCTCGTCTACGAGGTCGAGGAGGGACGCGGGTTCATCAGGCTGCGCGGCACCATGCTGGCCCTCACGGTCGGGGCCGTGGTCATCGTGGCCATCACGTCGGCGATGCTGGTTCTGAGCGGGCCGCTGGCCTCCGCTGTGGGCAGCATGATCGGGCTGGGCCAGCCTGCGGTGATGGCATGGGACATCGCGAAATGGCCGGTCGCGCTCGTCCTCGTGATCGTCCTGATCGCGCTGCTGTACTACTTCACCCCGAACGTGAAGCAGCCGCGGTTCCGGTGGATGACGCTCGGCTCGCTCCTTGCGCTCATCGTGCTCGCGGTGACCACGCTCGGGTTCGGCTTCTACGTGGCGAACTTCGGCCACTACAACAAGACCTACGGCGCGCTCGGCGGCGTCGTCATCCTGCTCCTGTGGCTCTGGCTCGTGAACATGTCTCTCCTGTTCGGCGCAGAGTTCGACGCGGAGACCGAGCGTGCCCGCGAGCTCCAGGCCGGGATCGGGGCGGAGGAGACCATCCAGCTTCCCCCACGCGCGACCGTCAAGGTGGAGAAGAAGCGTGAGGCGGATGCACAGGACCTGCGCCGCGCCCGCGAGCTGCGGCACGGCGCCGGGCGCTCCGAAGCGTAG
- a CDS encoding histidinol-phosphate transaminase, with translation MNRLPKYAAGRPPAPVEGLTSYKLSSNENPLAPLPAVTEAIVHESAINRYPDAVATRLRSALSTFLDVPADDIVTGGGSLGALNQILAAFAGQQDDGTQDEVVYAWRSFEAYPISVGLAGAKSVQIPVLADGRHDLEAMAAAVNERTRVVLLCTPNNPTGPALRREETERFIQSVPGHVLVVIDEAYQEFVRDPEAVDGIAMYRKYPNVAVLRTFSKAHGLANLRVGYSVSHPDVTQYLRIAAVPFAVSTIAEGAAIASLENFDQVVGRVQTLVDERDRVTAGLRSLGWDIPDAQGNFVWLALGEATPEFAAAAEAQALSVRAFGTEGVRVSIGEPEANARFLDLCRSFTKVTQAS, from the coding sequence ATGAACAGGCTCCCGAAGTATGCCGCTGGACGCCCGCCCGCACCCGTGGAGGGACTCACGAGCTACAAGCTGTCCTCGAACGAGAACCCGCTGGCGCCGCTGCCGGCCGTGACCGAGGCTATCGTCCACGAGTCGGCGATCAACCGCTACCCCGATGCGGTGGCCACGCGGCTGCGCAGCGCCCTCAGCACGTTCCTCGACGTCCCCGCAGACGACATCGTCACCGGCGGTGGCAGCCTCGGCGCCCTCAACCAGATCCTCGCTGCCTTCGCCGGCCAGCAGGACGACGGCACGCAGGACGAGGTCGTCTACGCGTGGCGCTCCTTCGAGGCATACCCGATCTCGGTGGGCCTCGCCGGCGCGAAGAGCGTGCAGATCCCCGTCCTGGCCGATGGCCGCCACGACCTCGAGGCGATGGCCGCAGCCGTCAACGAGCGGACCCGGGTCGTGCTCCTGTGCACGCCGAACAACCCGACGGGCCCCGCGCTGCGCCGCGAGGAGACCGAGCGCTTCATCCAGTCCGTCCCGGGCCATGTCCTCGTGGTCATCGACGAGGCGTACCAGGAGTTCGTGCGCGATCCCGAGGCCGTGGACGGGATCGCGATGTACCGGAAGTACCCGAACGTCGCGGTGCTGCGGACCTTCTCGAAGGCCCACGGCCTCGCCAACCTGCGGGTCGGCTACTCCGTGTCCCATCCCGACGTGACCCAGTACCTGCGCATCGCGGCGGTACCTTTCGCCGTCTCCACGATCGCCGAGGGCGCGGCCATCGCCTCGCTCGAGAACTTCGATCAGGTTGTAGGAAGGGTACAAACGCTCGTCGACGAGCGCGACCGCGTCACGGCAGGCCTGCGCAGCCTCGGCTGGGACATTCCGGACGCGCAGGGCAACTTCGTCTGGCTCGCGCTGGGTGAGGCCACCCCGGAGTTCGCGGCCGCGGCGGAGGCCCAGGCGCTGTCCGTCCGCGCGTTCGGCACCGAAGGCGTCCGGGTGAGCATCGGCGAACCGGAGGCGAATGCGCGGTTCCTGGATCTCTGTAGGTCCTTCACAAAGGTGACGCAGGCTTCCTAG
- a CDS encoding alpha-ketoacid dehydrogenase subunit beta → MPTMTIAKAINAGLRAALANDESVMLMGEDIGTLGGVYRVTEGLKADFGGDRVVDSPLAESGIIGTSIGLALRGYRPVAEIQFDGFVFPGFNQITTQLAKLHARSNGQLTVPVTIRIPYGGGIGSVEHHSESPEALFAHTAGLRIVTPSNAHDAYWMTQQAIASKDPVIVFEPKRRYWLKGEVDTEDPGASADPFRAHVVREGTDATVVAYGPLVPVALAAAAASAEDGRSVEVIDLRSISPIDFDAVTASVEKTGRLVIAHEAPTFGGIGGEIASRVSERAFLSLEAPVIRVGGFHMPYPVAKVEEHYLPDIDRILEALDRAFAY, encoded by the coding sequence ATGCCCACGATGACCATCGCGAAGGCGATCAACGCGGGCCTCCGCGCCGCCCTGGCCAACGACGAGTCCGTGATGCTCATGGGCGAGGACATCGGCACGCTCGGCGGCGTCTACCGGGTGACCGAGGGCCTCAAGGCGGACTTCGGCGGCGACCGTGTCGTCGACAGCCCCCTCGCAGAGTCCGGGATCATCGGCACGAGCATCGGCCTTGCCCTGCGGGGCTACCGCCCGGTCGCGGAGATCCAGTTCGACGGCTTCGTCTTCCCCGGCTTCAACCAGATCACCACCCAGCTCGCCAAGCTCCACGCCCGCAGCAACGGCCAGCTGACCGTCCCAGTGACCATCCGCATCCCGTACGGCGGCGGCATCGGCTCGGTCGAGCACCACTCCGAGTCGCCCGAGGCGCTCTTCGCCCACACCGCGGGCCTGCGTATCGTCACCCCGTCCAACGCCCACGACGCCTACTGGATGACCCAGCAGGCCATCGCGTCGAAGGACCCGGTCATCGTGTTCGAGCCGAAGCGCCGCTACTGGCTCAAGGGCGAGGTCGACACCGAGGACCCGGGCGCGAGCGCTGACCCGTTCCGCGCCCACGTGGTCCGCGAGGGCACCGACGCGACCGTCGTCGCCTACGGCCCGCTCGTCCCGGTCGCCCTCGCCGCCGCTGCGGCCTCCGCAGAGGACGGCCGCAGCGTCGAGGTCATCGACCTCCGCTCGATCTCCCCGATCGACTTCGACGCCGTCACCGCCTCCGTCGAGAAGACCGGCCGGCTCGTCATCGCCCACGAGGCCCCCACGTTCGGGGGGATCGGCGGCGAGATCGCCTCGCGCGTCTCCGAGCGCGCGTTCCTCTCCCTCGAGGCCCCGGTGATCCGCGTCGGCGGCTTCCACATGCCGTACCCCGTGGCGAAGGTCGAGGAGCACTACCTCCCGGACATCGACCGCATCCTCGAAGCCCTCGACCGCGCCTTCGCGTACTAG
- a CDS encoding DUF2853 family protein, with protein MAVDWAEQIKKLAPDADDEVVAGIIRHCGIALQSADASLVSFGDKTETDRVRDGFLKKKLGRTEDDATLDAAIQSVGEKFKGINRRQRPTVYYLLAEHFGQLDDFRKKSK; from the coding sequence ATGGCTGTCGATTGGGCAGAGCAGATCAAGAAGCTGGCACCGGACGCCGACGACGAGGTCGTCGCGGGCATCATCCGCCACTGCGGCATTGCGCTGCAGAGCGCTGACGCCTCGCTCGTCTCGTTCGGCGACAAGACCGAGACGGACCGCGTCCGCGACGGCTTCCTCAAGAAGAAGCTGGGCCGCACCGAGGACGACGCCACCCTCGACGCCGCGATCCAGTCCGTGGGCGAGAAGTTCAAGGGCATCAACCGGCGTCAGCGCCCCACCGTCTACTACCTCCTGGCCGAGCACTTCGGCCAGCTCGACGACTTCCGCAAGAAGAGCAAGTAG
- a CDS encoding MFS transporter: MSAAPTGPAIIARLERLEVWSLSYLFIGIIGLGFLFTFYDIFDINVSFIQTCIELNKGCTPETALEALPLPVLLNLAGYVVGTLVLSPIADRIGRRNMLMITMLITGLGSLYNAFVGDYANFNIARTITGIGIGADLAIVNTYVNEMAPRHSRARFTTIIFIMSALGALVGIWLGLILTTPATPWPLGLPFAMAGPNFEAGWRWMYGVGAILAAVAVLLRFELPESPRWLIGQGRFAEADVVVREMEVRAAKHGPLAEPVVLDVHGATTPPSPVPYRDLFGNALYVRRMILLFFVWFIGYITVYSFAAGFTVVLAALHYPPPEAGVIAAVGTFGFVAEAAIMSVIVERLERRYWLPIGAAVTIIGSLVVAMAGTNVGIAFIGSILIFAGFNLWVSPTYALTAESFPTRARTTGFAIVDGAGHIGGGIGVMVITPLLPLLSVTAALGLISVFLVIAAILVQFTPHTRNRHLDHISP; encoded by the coding sequence GTGAGCGCCGCCCCCACCGGCCCGGCGATCATCGCCAGGCTCGAGCGGCTCGAGGTGTGGAGTCTCTCCTACCTCTTCATCGGGATCATCGGTCTCGGGTTCCTGTTCACGTTCTACGACATCTTCGACATCAACGTCTCGTTTATCCAGACGTGCATCGAGCTCAACAAGGGCTGCACCCCGGAGACGGCGCTCGAGGCGCTGCCGCTTCCGGTGCTGCTCAACCTTGCCGGGTACGTGGTGGGCACCCTGGTCCTGAGCCCGATCGCGGACCGCATTGGCCGGCGGAACATGCTCATGATCACGATGCTGATCACGGGCCTCGGGTCGCTGTACAACGCGTTCGTGGGCGACTACGCGAACTTCAACATCGCCCGCACCATCACCGGTATCGGCATCGGTGCTGACCTCGCGATCGTGAACACCTACGTCAACGAGATGGCGCCGCGGCATTCCCGGGCGAGGTTCACCACCATCATCTTCATCATGTCCGCGCTCGGCGCCCTCGTGGGCATCTGGCTCGGGCTCATCCTCACGACGCCGGCCACCCCGTGGCCGCTCGGCCTGCCGTTCGCGATGGCCGGACCCAACTTCGAGGCCGGCTGGCGGTGGATGTACGGGGTCGGCGCGATCCTGGCCGCGGTCGCGGTGCTCCTGCGGTTCGAGCTGCCCGAGTCGCCGCGCTGGCTCATCGGCCAGGGCCGGTTCGCGGAGGCGGATGTCGTGGTGCGGGAGATGGAGGTGCGGGCCGCCAAGCACGGGCCGCTCGCCGAGCCCGTGGTGCTGGACGTGCACGGGGCGACCACCCCGCCGTCGCCCGTCCCATACCGTGACCTGTTCGGCAACGCGCTGTACGTGCGCCGGATGATCCTGCTCTTCTTCGTCTGGTTCATCGGGTACATCACGGTGTACTCGTTCGCGGCGGGCTTCACCGTGGTCCTCGCGGCGCTGCACTACCCGCCGCCCGAGGCCGGCGTGATCGCGGCGGTCGGGACGTTCGGGTTCGTGGCCGAGGCCGCGATCATGAGCGTGATCGTGGAGAGGCTGGAGCGCCGCTACTGGCTGCCGATCGGCGCGGCCGTAACGATCATCGGTTCGCTCGTAGTCGCGATGGCGGGCACCAACGTGGGGATCGCGTTCATCGGCTCGATCCTCATCTTCGCCGGCTTCAACCTGTGGGTGTCCCCGACCTATGCGCTCACCGCGGAGTCCTTCCCGACCCGCGCCCGCACCACGGGCTTCGCCATTGTGGACGGGGCAGGCCACATCGGCGGCGGCATCGGCGTCATGGTGATCACCCCGCTCCTGCCGCTGCTGTCCGTGACGGCGGCGCTGGGCCTCATCTCCGTGTTCCTCGTGATCGCGGCCATCCTGGTCCAGTTCACCCCGCACACGCGGAACAGGCACCTGGACCACATCTCGCCGTAG
- the pdhA gene encoding pyruvate dehydrogenase (acetyl-transferring) E1 component subunit alpha: MGVELPTTEFSDIPDELWLELEADAHEGPERPGAMVQLLDEEGRFRSDSRLAGAISGLTKDSVRGMYRDMAMIRRFDAEATALQRQGQLALWVPLRGQEAAQIGSARATRAQDYVFPTYREHGVALVRGVDLAELLRLFRGISNGGWDPRETGFHLYTMVLAAQTPHAVGYAMGIQRDAARGAAAGTHATDPAAVVAYFGDGASSEGDVHESMVFASSFKAPVVFFCQNNQWAISVPAKVQSRIPLFNRARGYGFPGVRVDGNDVLAVHAVTQWALARARAGKGPVLIEAYTYRLGAHTTADDPTKYRLSDEERAWAAKDPLARFEKYLRAEGIADDAFFAQVAADGDALATKARADVLSFASPNMEDAFAHVYAEPHPLVAEELAWHRRYEAGFADEATDGTTQEGGR, from the coding sequence ATGGGAGTCGAACTGCCCACCACCGAGTTCAGCGACATCCCCGACGAGCTGTGGCTCGAGCTTGAGGCCGACGCCCATGAGGGCCCCGAGCGGCCCGGCGCGATGGTCCAGCTCCTCGACGAGGAGGGCCGGTTCAGGTCGGACTCACGGCTGGCCGGAGCGATCTCCGGCCTCACTAAAGATTCCGTTCGCGGCATGTATCGCGATATGGCGATGATCCGGCGCTTCGACGCCGAGGCGACGGCCCTCCAGCGCCAGGGCCAGCTCGCCCTGTGGGTCCCGCTGCGCGGGCAGGAGGCCGCCCAGATCGGCTCCGCCCGTGCCACGCGCGCCCAGGACTACGTCTTCCCGACGTACCGCGAGCACGGCGTGGCATTGGTCCGCGGCGTCGACCTCGCCGAGCTCCTGCGCCTGTTCCGTGGCATCTCGAACGGCGGCTGGGATCCCCGCGAGACGGGCTTCCACCTCTACACGATGGTCCTTGCCGCGCAGACCCCGCACGCCGTCGGCTACGCCATGGGCATCCAGCGCGACGCGGCGCGGGGCGCGGCGGCCGGGACGCACGCGACGGACCCGGCGGCCGTCGTTGCCTACTTCGGCGACGGCGCGAGCTCTGAGGGCGACGTCCACGAGTCCATGGTCTTCGCCTCGAGCTTCAAGGCCCCCGTGGTCTTCTTCTGCCAGAACAACCAGTGGGCCATCTCGGTCCCCGCCAAGGTCCAGTCGCGCATCCCCCTCTTCAACCGTGCCCGGGGCTACGGCTTCCCCGGCGTGCGCGTGGACGGCAACGACGTCCTCGCGGTCCACGCGGTCACCCAGTGGGCCCTCGCGCGCGCCCGCGCCGGCAAGGGCCCCGTGCTCATCGAGGCCTACACCTACCGCCTCGGTGCCCACACCACCGCAGACGATCCGACCAAGTACCGCCTCAGCGACGAGGAGAGGGCCTGGGCCGCGAAGGACCCGCTGGCCCGGTTCGAGAAGTACCTCCGCGCCGAGGGCATCGCCGACGACGCGTTCTTCGCCCAGGTGGCCGCCGACGGCGACGCGCTCGCCACCAAGGCCCGCGCCGACGTCCTGTCCTTCGCGTCCCCGAACATGGAGGACGCGTTCGCCCACGTCTACGCCGAGCCTCACCCGCTCGTTGCCGAGGAGCTCGCGTGGCACCGCCGGTACGAGGCGGGCTTCGCGGACGAGGCAACCGACGGCACCACCCAGGAAGGCGGCCGCTGA
- a CDS encoding dihydrolipoamide acetyltransferase family protein produces MTQQSATQIFNLPDVGEGLTEAEIVAWKVKPGDTVAINDVLCEIETAKSLVELPSPYAGTVIDLLAPEHQTIEVGTPIIAIGDAALEGTAHDDVASSGGSTGGAVPPKDAHRSPDGAPRSASSAGSSPSAPVAAVTESTAPAMQEPGVESGPLVGSGPKADAVKRRPRKAAPAPAPASAPAPVPAPVPAPQPVATVPAQPGNAVVGLLARVLAKPPVRRIAKELGINLADVPATGARGEVTRADLESYQAQREREQDAAPTFWDHHAKAQEHRVEVIPVRGVRRATAKAMVDSAFSAPHVSIFVDVDASRTMEFVQRLKKSRDFEGVKVSPLLILAKAVIWAAARNPSVNSEWVTGASGDEIHVKHYMNLGIAAATPRGLLVPNIKDAQDLSLKELAIALNDLATTARTGKTKPADMTGGTMTITNIGALGIDIGTPIINPGEVAIVAFGTIKQKPWVVSGEVIPRWITTLGGSFDHRVVDGDLSARFMADVAAIMEEPALLLD; encoded by the coding sequence GTGACGCAGCAGTCAGCGACACAGATCTTCAACCTCCCAGACGTCGGCGAGGGCCTCACCGAGGCCGAGATCGTCGCCTGGAAGGTCAAGCCCGGCGACACCGTCGCGATCAACGACGTCCTGTGCGAGATCGAGACCGCCAAGAGCCTCGTCGAGCTCCCCAGCCCCTACGCGGGCACGGTCATCGACCTCCTGGCACCGGAGCATCAGACCATCGAAGTGGGGACCCCGATCATCGCGATCGGCGACGCTGCGCTGGAAGGTACAGCGCACGACGACGTCGCCTCCTCCGGAGGCTCCACGGGCGGCGCCGTCCCGCCCAAGGATGCCCACCGATCCCCGGACGGCGCCCCCCGTTCCGCCTCCTCTGCTGGTTCCTCGCCTTCCGCTCCGGTCGCCGCAGTCACCGAGTCGACGGCGCCGGCCATGCAGGAGCCGGGGGTGGAAAGTGGGCCGCTGGTTGGGTCCGGTCCGAAGGCCGACGCCGTCAAGCGCCGCCCCCGGAAGGCCGCCCCGGCCCCCGCGCCGGCCAGTGCGCCGGCGCCCGTCCCTGCCCCCGTTCCGGCGCCCCAGCCCGTGGCGACCGTACCGGCTCAGCCGGGGAACGCCGTCGTCGGCCTCCTGGCACGCGTCCTCGCGAAGCCGCCGGTGCGGCGGATTGCGAAGGAGCTCGGCATCAACCTCGCCGACGTGCCCGCGACCGGCGCCCGCGGCGAGGTGACGCGGGCGGACCTCGAGTCGTACCAGGCGCAGCGCGAGCGCGAGCAGGACGCTGCGCCGACGTTCTGGGACCACCACGCGAAGGCGCAGGAGCACCGGGTCGAGGTGATTCCCGTGCGCGGCGTGCGCAGGGCCACCGCGAAGGCCATGGTGGACTCGGCGTTCAGCGCGCCGCACGTGAGCATCTTCGTGGACGTGGACGCCTCGCGGACCATGGAATTCGTGCAGCGGCTCAAGAAGTCGCGCGACTTCGAGGGCGTGAAGGTCTCCCCGCTGCTCATCCTCGCCAAGGCCGTGATCTGGGCGGCGGCGCGGAACCCGAGCGTCAACTCGGAGTGGGTCACCGGCGCGTCCGGCGACGAGATCCACGTGAAGCACTACATGAACCTGGGCATCGCGGCCGCGACGCCGCGGGGCCTGCTTGTGCCCAACATCAAGGACGCGCAGGACCTCTCCCTCAAGGAGCTCGCGATCGCGCTCAACGACCTCGCGACGACGGCCCGCACTGGCAAGACCAAACCCGCGGACATGACGGGCGGGACGATGACGATCACGAACATCGGCGCCCTCGGGATCGACATCGGCACGCCGATCATCAACCCGGGCGAGGTGGCGATCGTCGCGTTCGGCACGATCAAGCAGAAGCCGTGGGTCGTCTCGGGCGAGGTGATTCCGCGCTGGATCACCACGCTCGGCGGCTCGTTCGACCACCGGGTCGTGGACGGCGACCTCTCCGCCCGCTTCATGGCGGACGTCGCCGCGATCATGGAGGAGCCCGCGCTGCTGCTGGACTGA
- the purB gene encoding adenylosuccinate lyase — translation MADSPSRIPSGRLSLAAAGEAAGKPIALGPLDGRYRPAVAPLIDYLSEAALNRDRVAVEVEWFIHLVKNSVLPEVGSLSESQEAGMRRIVTEFDADSVAELADIEAVTVHDVKAVEYYIGRRLEGLELTRLTALVHFGCTSEDINNLSYALGVKGAVENVWLPAARALVEQIAEMARANRDVPMLSRTHGQPATPTSLGKELAVMAHRLGRQLDRIARTEYLGKINGATGDYAAHVASVPTADWQQVSKSFVEGLGLTWNPLTTQIESHDWQAELYADMARFNRILHNVCTDIWSYISIGYFKQIPVAGATGSSTMPHKVNPIRFENAEANLEISSALLDTLGATLVTSRWQRDLTDSSSQRNIGVAFGHSLLAISNVAKGLERLDVADDVLAEDLDANWEVLAEAIQMVMRAEAVAGVPGMDNPYERLKELTRGHRVDADRMKEFVSGLGLSAEAEGRLLALTPATYNGIAGKLVDHLD, via the coding sequence ATGGCTGATTCCCCCTCCCGCATCCCGTCCGGACGTCTCTCCCTGGCCGCTGCCGGTGAGGCGGCCGGGAAGCCGATCGCGCTCGGACCGCTCGACGGCCGCTACCGCCCGGCCGTCGCGCCGCTAATCGACTATCTGTCCGAGGCCGCGCTGAACCGGGACCGGGTGGCCGTGGAGGTCGAGTGGTTCATCCACCTCGTCAAGAATTCGGTCCTGCCGGAGGTCGGCTCGCTGAGCGAGTCGCAGGAGGCGGGCATGCGGCGCATCGTCACCGAGTTCGACGCCGATTCCGTCGCCGAGCTCGCCGACATCGAGGCCGTCACGGTCCACGACGTCAAGGCGGTCGAGTACTACATCGGCCGCCGTCTCGAGGGGCTCGAGCTGACGCGCCTCACGGCCCTCGTCCACTTCGGCTGCACGTCAGAGGACATCAACAACCTCTCCTACGCTCTGGGCGTCAAGGGCGCCGTCGAGAACGTGTGGCTGCCCGCGGCCCGTGCCCTCGTGGAGCAGATCGCCGAGATGGCGCGCGCCAACCGCGACGTGCCGATGCTCTCGCGCACCCACGGCCAGCCCGCCACGCCCACGAGCCTGGGCAAGGAACTCGCCGTCATGGCGCACCGCCTCGGCCGCCAGCTCGACCGGATCGCCCGCACGGAGTACCTCGGGAAGATCAACGGCGCGACAGGCGACTACGCCGCGCACGTCGCCTCGGTCCCGACCGCGGACTGGCAGCAGGTGTCGAAGTCCTTCGTCGAGGGCCTCGGGCTCACCTGGAACCCGTTGACCACCCAGATCGAGAGCCACGACTGGCAGGCCGAGCTCTACGCGGACATGGCCCGCTTCAACCGGATCCTGCACAACGTGTGCACGGACATCTGGAGCTACATCTCGATCGGCTACTTCAAGCAGATCCCGGTCGCCGGCGCGACGGGCTCCTCGACGATGCCGCACAAGGTCAACCCGATCCGCTTCGAGAACGCCGAGGCGAACCTCGAGATCTCCTCGGCCCTCCTCGACACGCTCGGCGCGACCCTCGTGACGTCCCGCTGGCAGCGCGACCTCACCGATTCCTCCTCGCAGCGCAACATCGGCGTCGCGTTCGGCCACTCCCTCCTGGCGATCTCCAACGTCGCCAAGGGCCTTGAGCGGCTCGACGTCGCCGATGACGTCCTCGCCGAGGACCTCGACGCGAACTGGGAGGTCCTCGCCGAGGCCATCCAGATGGTCATGCGGGCAGAGGCCGTGGCCGGCGTCCCCGGCATGGACAACCCGTACGAGCGGCTCAAGGAGCTCACGCGCGGCCACCGCGTCGACGCGGACCGCATGAAGGAGTTCGTCTCCGGGCTCGGGCTCTCCGCCGAGGCGGAGGGCCGGCTCCTCGCCCTCACCCCCGCCACGTACAACGGGATCGCGGGCAAGCTCGTCGACCACCTCGACTGA
- a CDS encoding VOC family protein: protein MEMRLEVVQVPVADVDRSKSFYTEKLGFALDHDVEHIPGMRVVQMTPPGSATSIVIGTGMTSMLPGSLEGLQLVVPELADVRSELLGRGAAISEIQDMGGVLFAFFADPDGNRWTLQGETPPEVSAAHLT from the coding sequence ATGGAGATGCGCCTTGAAGTCGTCCAAGTACCTGTGGCCGACGTCGACCGGTCGAAGTCGTTCTATACCGAGAAGCTGGGCTTTGCCCTCGACCACGACGTGGAGCACATCCCCGGAATGCGGGTGGTCCAGATGACCCCGCCGGGATCTGCCACGTCGATCGTCATCGGCACCGGGATGACCAGCATGCTCCCGGGCAGCCTCGAGGGCCTGCAGCTCGTGGTGCCCGAGTTGGCGGACGTTCGCTCGGAGCTCCTCGGACGCGGCGCCGCGATCAGCGAGATCCAGGACATGGGCGGGGTTCTGTTCGCGTTCTTCGCAGACCCGGACGGCAACCGCTGGACGCTCCAGGGCGAAACTCCTCCCGAGGTGAGTGCGGCACACCTTACCTGA
- a CDS encoding phage holin family protein has product MMRFVLQVIVSALALWVAAWILPGMDITTSPTAGVAANAGAGDSSSTVGIVLAYLFIGLIFGLVNGIVRPIVSFLSIPITCLTLGLFALVINAAMLGLTAWISGYTPVHLTLDSFLTAFLGAIIIAIVSALTGWALGIRKN; this is encoded by the coding sequence ATGATGCGCTTCGTGCTGCAGGTCATCGTCAGCGCCCTCGCCCTGTGGGTGGCCGCGTGGATCCTCCCCGGGATGGACATCACCACGTCCCCGACGGCCGGCGTGGCGGCGAACGCAGGGGCGGGCGACTCGAGTTCCACGGTCGGCATCGTCCTCGCGTACTTGTTCATCGGTCTCATCTTCGGGCTCGTGAACGGGATCGTCCGTCCGATCGTGAGCTTCCTGTCCATTCCCATCACGTGCCTGACGCTCGGCCTCTTCGCGCTCGTGATCAACGCGGCCATGCTCGGCCTCACCGCGTGGATCTCCGGGTACACGCCGGTCCACCTGACCCTCGACTCCTTCCTGACGGCGTTCCTGGGCGCGATCATCATCGCGATCGTGTCCGCCCTCACCGGCTGGGCCCTCGGGATCCGGAAGAACTGA